One Nocardioides luti DNA window includes the following coding sequences:
- a CDS encoding FadD3 family acyl-CoA ligase, translated as MLGLETLPALLRDAAERFGDHPAYVEGVGDQRRTVSYRELLHLVETTSATYVSNGACCGDRIVLWGPNSIDWAVAALAVSYAGAVLVPVNSRYTGHEVADVVRRTDARMVVVDDGFLGRDQVGELRAAGIGDPTDPNRDILLTVSTLEHLVDFSQQNDPMGHGSRTPDDVADILFTSGTTGRSKGAMSAHRQTIGVARAWAELGGVRQDDRYLVVNPFFHSFGYKIGIVVGLLTGATLYPVATFDLDATMDLIERERITLLPGAPTIYQSLLGAPGRAARDLSSLRLAVTGAAVVPVVLIERMRASAPEGLGIDQVVTAFGMTEAVVVTMCREGDPAELVATTCGRAVPGMETRIDAPDEHGAGELLVRGDYVMQGYLDDPAATAEAIDEDGWLHTGDVGRLDAEGNLTITDRLKDMYISGGFNVYPAEVEQALARLDGVADVAVVGVPDDRMGEVGTAYVVRAAGASLTADDVIAFSRERLANFKAPRRVEFVDALPRNLSGKVLKNELRGG; from the coding sequence ATGCTTGGTCTGGAGACGCTGCCCGCCCTGCTCCGCGACGCCGCGGAGCGGTTCGGCGACCACCCGGCGTACGTCGAGGGCGTCGGCGACCAGCGACGGACGGTGTCGTACCGCGAGCTGCTGCACCTCGTCGAGACCACCAGCGCGACCTACGTGAGCAACGGGGCGTGCTGCGGCGACCGGATCGTGCTGTGGGGCCCCAACAGCATCGACTGGGCCGTCGCGGCCCTCGCGGTGTCGTACGCCGGCGCCGTGCTGGTCCCGGTCAACTCGCGCTACACCGGGCACGAGGTCGCCGACGTCGTGCGGCGCACGGACGCCCGGATGGTCGTGGTCGACGACGGCTTCCTCGGCCGCGACCAGGTGGGAGAGCTGCGCGCTGCCGGGATCGGGGACCCCACGGACCCGAACCGGGACATCCTGCTGACGGTCAGCACGCTGGAGCACCTGGTCGACTTCTCGCAGCAGAACGACCCGATGGGGCACGGGAGCCGCACCCCCGACGACGTCGCCGACATCCTCTTCACCTCCGGCACGACCGGCCGGTCCAAGGGCGCGATGTCGGCGCATCGCCAGACCATCGGGGTGGCGCGGGCGTGGGCGGAGCTCGGCGGCGTGCGGCAGGACGACCGCTACCTCGTGGTCAACCCGTTCTTCCACTCCTTCGGCTACAAGATCGGCATCGTGGTCGGGCTGCTGACGGGCGCGACGCTCTACCCCGTCGCGACCTTCGACCTCGACGCGACGATGGACCTGATCGAGCGGGAGCGGATCACGCTGCTGCCCGGCGCTCCCACGATCTACCAGTCGTTGCTGGGCGCACCGGGCCGCGCCGCGCGCGACTTGTCGTCGCTGCGGCTGGCCGTCACCGGTGCCGCCGTCGTCCCCGTCGTGCTCATCGAGCGGATGCGGGCGTCGGCGCCGGAGGGGCTGGGCATCGACCAGGTCGTCACGGCGTTCGGGATGACCGAGGCCGTGGTCGTGACGATGTGCCGCGAGGGCGACCCGGCCGAGCTCGTGGCGACCACGTGCGGGCGTGCGGTCCCCGGCATGGAGACCCGCATCGACGCCCCCGACGAGCACGGCGCGGGCGAGCTGCTGGTCCGCGGCGACTACGTCATGCAGGGCTACCTCGACGACCCGGCCGCGACGGCCGAGGCGATCGACGAGGACGGCTGGCTGCACACCGGCGACGTCGGCAGGCTCGACGCGGAGGGCAACCTGACGATCACCGACCGGCTCAAGGACATGTACATCTCCGGCGGCTTCAACGTCTACCCGGCCGAGGTCGAGCAGGCCCTGGCCCGGCTGGACGGCGTCGCCGACGTCGCGGTCGTCGGGGTGCCCGACGACCGGATGGGCGAGGTCGGGACGGCGTACGTCGTGCGCGCCGCCGGCGCGAGCCTGACCGCTGACGACGTCATCGCCTTCAGCCGCGAGCGGCTGGCGAACTTCAAGGCGCCGCGGCGGGTCGAGTTCGTCGACGCGCTGCCGCGGAACCTGTCCGGCAA